The proteins below are encoded in one region of Lactuca sativa cultivar Salinas chromosome 3, Lsat_Salinas_v11, whole genome shotgun sequence:
- the LOC111920780 gene encoding hydroxymethylglutaryl-CoA synthase: MAPQNVGILAMEIYFPPTCIKQDTLEDFDGVSKGKYTIGLGQDCMAFCSEVEDVISMGLTAVTSLLEKYEIDPKQIGRLEVGSETVIDKSKSIKTFLMQIFEECGNTDIEGVDSTNACYGGTAALFNCVNWVESSSWDGRYGLVVSTDSAVYAEGAARPTGGAGAVAMLIGPDAPIAFESKFRASHMSHVYDFYKPDLASEYPVVDGKLSQTCYLMALDSCYKGYCQKYEKLQGKQFSMVDADYFVFHSPYNKLVQKSFARLVFDDVARNVSSVDESAKEKLGQFTSLKGDESYQSRDLEKAAQQVAKPDYDKKVKPATLIPKQLGNMYTASIYAAFASLIHNKSDSLDGNRVMMFSYGSGLSATMFSLHLSEGKGPFSLSNIAKVLNIDHKLKTRTEVVPEKFVELMHLMEHRYGGKDFVTSKDTSHLAPGTYYLTEVDSKYRRFYAKKTTELANGH; encoded by the exons ATGGCTCCTCAAAATGTTGGAATTCTCGCCATGGAAATCTACTTCCCTCCTACTTGTATCAAACAG GATACCCTAGAAGATTTTGATGGTGTTAGTAAAGGAAAATACACCATTGGACTCGGACAAGATTGCATGGCATTTTGTTCAGAGGTTGAAGATGTCATCTCTATGGG ATTGACAGCTGTCACATCACTACTAGAGAAGTATGAAATCGACCCAAAACAAATCGGTCGCCTTGAAGTCGGTAGTGAAACTGTAATAGACAAGAGCAAATCCATCAAGACCTTCTTGATGCAAATCTTTGAG GAATGTGGAAACACAGACATTGAAGGTGTGGATTCAACCAATGCATGCTATGGTGGAACTGCAGCATTATTCAACTGTGTGAATTGGGTGGAAAGCAGTTCATGGGATGGAAGGTATGGATTAGTTGTCTCCACAGACAGTGCGGTTTATGCCGAGGGGGCTGCCCGACCAACAGGAGGGGCAGGTGCTGTTGCCATGCTGATTGGACCCGATGCACCAATCGCATTCGAAAGCAAATTTAGGGCAAGTCATATGTCACATGTTTATGACTTTTACAAACCCGACCTTGCAAGTGAATATCCAGTTGTTGATGGAAAATTGTCCCAAACTTGTTATCTCATGGCTCTTGATTCTTGCTACAAAGGATACTGTCAAAAGTATGAGAAACTTCAAGGGAAACAATTTTCAATGGTGGATgctgattattttgtgtttcacagTCCGTATAACAAG CTTGTACAGAAGAGTTTTGCTCGTTTGGTGTTCGATGATGTTGCCAGAAATGTCAG CTCTGTTGATGAGTCTGCTAAAGAGAAGTTAGGTCAATTCACGTCTCTAAAGGGCGACGAGAGCTACCAAAGCCGTGATCTTGAAAAg GCAGCCCAGCAAGTGGCAAAACCAGATTATGATAAAAAAGTGAAGCCAGCAACTTTGATCCCCAAGCAACTGGGAAACATGTACACTGCATCTATTTATGCTGCTTTTGCTTCACTCATTCACAACAAGAGTGACTCTCTG GATGGAAACCGTGTAATGATGTTCTCATACGGGAGTGGATTATCCGCTACAATGTTTTCGCTACATCTTAGCGAGGGAAAAGGACCTTTTAGTTTATCAAACATCGCAAAGGTCCTGAATATTGACCATAAGTTAAAGACCAGGACAGAG GTTGTGCCAGAAAAATTTGTCGAATTGATGCACTTGATGGAGCACAGATATGGTGGGAAGGACTTTGTGACAAGCAAGGACACTAGTCATTTGGCTCCAGGCACTTACTATTTGACTGAAGTTGACTCCAAGTACAGGAGATTTTATGCCAAGAAGACAACCGAGTTGGCTAATGGTCACTGA